A window from Thiosulfatimonas sediminis encodes these proteins:
- a CDS encoding nucleotidyltransferase domain-containing protein produces the protein MNSKPQTFGLSVEDLAQYQAVFANYPQIEKVILYGSRAKGTYRASSDIDLTIVGDLDWSTFTRLESELDDLLLPYQVDLSLYSQIDNPDLIEHIQRVGKPFFKR, from the coding sequence ATGAATTCTAAACCACAGACATTTGGTTTATCGGTAGAAGATCTTGCACAGTACCAAGCGGTGTTTGCAAACTACCCGCAAATCGAAAAAGTCATTCTTTATGGTTCCAGAGCAAAAGGTACTTATCGAGCGTCTTCAGACATTGATTTAACCATTGTCGGTGATTTGGACTGGTCAACCTTTACTCGGCTAGAGAGTGAGTTGGACGACTTACTGTTGCCTTATCAGGTGGATTTATCTTTGTACTCACAAATCGACAACCCTGATTTAATCGAGCATATTCAACGTGTCGGTAAGCCGTTTTTTAAGAGGTAA
- a CDS encoding mannose-1-phosphate guanylyltransferase/mannose-6-phosphate isomerase → MINILMCGGVGSRLWPLSRAQLPKQFVRLFDQKSLFQETVLRNSSICSDTFIVSGQDQYFLALDQLGQINASSAYFLLEPMGRNTAPAIAMACMLLPKNETVLVSSADHVIKDSAAYQKAVLKAEALADEGALVTFGIQPSYPETGFGYIEADGNDVLSFKEKPSLAVAETFLQQGNYYWNSGMFCFQVGTFLDELKACSPELFAACQRAVQNIEHDDIHYRVAPELMQAIPDISIDYAVMEKSNKVKVVPCDIGWSDLGSFDALYDEVAERDASNNAVLNYSAHQPKLISIDSKNNLLVGHGRQVAFVDIEDLLVVDTSDALLISKKGSSQKVKQVAQQVKSLKPQLVEHHDLVYRPWGSYEVLAFGDKYKVKRLTVKPGCKLSLQKHLHRSEHWVVVSGTALVTIENESFLLKPNESTYIQMGNLHRLENQGKVNLVMVEVQVGEYTGEDDIIRVADDYGR, encoded by the coding sequence ATGATTAATATTCTTATGTGTGGTGGTGTCGGTTCACGCTTGTGGCCGTTAAGCCGTGCCCAGCTTCCAAAACAGTTTGTGCGTTTGTTTGATCAAAAGTCTTTGTTTCAAGAAACGGTTTTGCGCAACAGTTCGATTTGTTCCGATACGTTTATTGTTTCTGGTCAAGACCAGTATTTTTTGGCACTCGACCAATTAGGGCAAATTAACGCCAGTTCCGCCTACTTTTTATTAGAACCGATGGGCAGAAATACCGCTCCTGCGATTGCGATGGCGTGTATGTTGTTGCCTAAAAATGAAACGGTTCTGGTGTCTTCTGCAGATCATGTAATTAAAGATTCTGCGGCATATCAAAAAGCGGTACTCAAGGCGGAAGCTTTGGCGGATGAAGGGGCTTTAGTGACTTTTGGCATTCAGCCAAGTTATCCAGAAACTGGGTTTGGTTATATTGAAGCCGACGGTAATGACGTACTTTCTTTTAAAGAAAAACCGTCATTGGCTGTTGCTGAGACGTTTTTGCAACAGGGCAATTATTACTGGAATTCCGGTATGTTCTGTTTTCAAGTTGGGACTTTTTTGGATGAGTTGAAAGCCTGTTCTCCAGAGCTATTTGCGGCGTGTCAACGCGCAGTGCAGAATATTGAACATGATGATATTCATTATCGAGTGGCACCCGAGTTAATGCAGGCGATTCCTGACATAAGCATTGATTACGCTGTGATGGAAAAATCTAATAAAGTTAAGGTTGTGCCTTGTGATATTGGTTGGTCGGATCTCGGCAGTTTTGATGCCTTGTATGATGAGGTTGCAGAGCGGGATGCCAGTAATAATGCAGTGTTAAATTATTCAGCGCATCAGCCAAAACTGATTAGCATTGATTCCAAAAATAATTTGTTGGTTGGACATGGTCGTCAAGTTGCGTTTGTTGATATCGAAGACTTGCTTGTTGTTGATACCAGCGATGCTTTGTTGATTTCAAAAAAAGGCAGTTCGCAAAAAGTTAAGCAAGTCGCTCAACAGGTTAAAAGCTTGAAACCACAGTTGGTTGAGCATCACGATTTGGTGTATCGTCCTTGGGGTTCTTATGAGGTTTTGGCGTTTGGCGATAAATACAAAGTAAAGCGTCTTACGGTAAAACCGGGGTGTAAATTGTCATTGCAAAAGCATCTGCATCGTAGCGAACATTGGGTGGTGGTTTCCGGTACAGCATTGGTCACGATTGAGAATGAGAGTTTTCTCTTGAAACCGAACGAATCGACCTATATACAAATGGGTAACCTGCATCGATTGGAAAATCAAGGCAAAGTAAACTTGGTCATGGTAGAAGTGCAGGTAGGTGAATACACCGGTGAGGATGATATTATTCGTGTCGCGGATGATTATGGTCGTTAG
- a CDS encoding SapC family protein, producing MGFIAVSSEKHREFGYAAKQPFKFAAMLDFLPLSYEEITKLNGLFPICFRHVSGRIEFGIPTHFIAANNALVHPGNGKFLLPYVPAVLRRYPFQLAKLSDGKMSLVVAEEADFAKHHGDAIVDAQGALTAKGKQLQEFLVKLNARFEQMQKALQLLAKLQLFKPIRFELPETVDVPARADLLQIDEQKLNALSAQDLLELRDAGALPLIYSNLLNAHLLPRLSQAVEVFAKLNQGVKAEVDLQKMFDDDDTDVLKF from the coding sequence TTGGGTTTTATTGCCGTTAGTTCGGAAAAACACCGTGAATTTGGTTACGCTGCAAAGCAACCTTTTAAATTTGCGGCGATGTTGGATTTTTTACCGTTAAGTTATGAAGAAATTACCAAGCTAAATGGTCTTTTCCCTATCTGTTTTAGACACGTATCAGGGCGTATTGAATTTGGTATCCCTACTCATTTTATAGCGGCGAATAATGCCTTGGTACACCCGGGTAATGGGAAGTTTTTATTGCCGTATGTTCCGGCGGTTTTGCGTCGTTATCCTTTTCAATTGGCGAAGCTTTCAGACGGTAAAATGTCTTTGGTGGTTGCAGAAGAAGCTGATTTTGCAAAACACCATGGTGATGCGATTGTGGATGCGCAGGGTGCGTTAACCGCAAAAGGTAAACAACTTCAGGAATTTTTAGTTAAGTTAAACGCTCGGTTTGAACAGATGCAAAAGGCTTTGCAACTTTTGGCGAAACTGCAGTTATTCAAACCGATTCGGTTTGAATTGCCTGAAACCGTTGATGTTCCAGCACGCGCTGATTTATTGCAAATCGATGAGCAGAAGTTGAATGCCTTAAGCGCACAAGATTTACTTGAATTGCGTGATGCTGGGGCTTTGCCATTAATTTACAGTAATTTGCTGAATGCGCATTTATTGCCGCGTTTGTCTCAGGCGGTTGAGGTGTTTGCTAAGCTAAACCAAGGTGTTAAAGCTGAGGTGGATTTGCAAAAAATGTTTGATGACGATGATACTGATGTTTTGAAATTTTAA
- a CDS encoding TolC family protein — protein MKIQTLFAVGFLTFSGWHSAYAEIPLQNISLPETVDITLSQNAELLAKSYRLEADSQQINQAEAKNRPNIRLNGNYGRGDFDINGVSGVMDTYNRATVSLVQSLYSKRNDLGVERAYLGVDAAGTQFELDKDGKILELVEVYLDYLKYLKLFSISQLELEDHVIKVERLQALLNRGLATKMDMLEAESSYDILQSKAAQIENDMRIRKVRLHRLLGAPVESVQAIDENLWQRSKEILGHRYWLETSFNNHPSLLLVQQQARLAKMDVDVAKSGYYPEVALRAEVTKSDSLETSIEGSKRLQIELSVPLYDGGDTDSRVTQSRALLESSRYQLQDRKQFLQVKLEETIARMDGNLKRINALNETIDSSRAYLDAAQKGLSYGLRGVFDVLEAKSRVYDSRRQLTNEIYDNLLAQFEFLYLIGRLDSATIAAYLEKDFSVVSLR, from the coding sequence ATGAAGATTCAGACTCTGTTTGCAGTTGGTTTTTTGACGTTTTCGGGATGGCATTCAGCGTATGCAGAGATTCCGTTACAGAATATAAGTTTACCGGAAACGGTTGATATTACTTTGTCGCAAAATGCTGAGCTTTTAGCGAAATCGTACCGATTAGAAGCGGACAGCCAGCAAATCAATCAAGCCGAGGCAAAAAACCGTCCGAATATTCGTTTAAACGGCAACTATGGTCGTGGCGACTTTGATATTAATGGGGTATCCGGTGTGATGGATACGTATAATCGTGCCACCGTCTCTTTAGTTCAGTCTCTTTATTCCAAGCGCAATGATCTTGGTGTGGAACGCGCCTATTTAGGGGTGGATGCAGCGGGGACGCAATTTGAATTGGACAAAGACGGCAAGATTTTGGAGCTGGTCGAAGTTTATTTGGATTACTTAAAATATCTTAAGTTGTTTTCAATTTCGCAGTTGGAACTTGAAGACCATGTGATTAAGGTTGAGCGTTTACAGGCGCTGTTGAATCGTGGTTTGGCGACCAAAATGGATATGTTAGAAGCAGAATCGAGTTATGACATTCTGCAATCTAAAGCGGCGCAGATTGAAAATGATATGCGGATACGCAAGGTGCGCTTACACCGTTTACTTGGGGCACCTGTAGAATCGGTACAAGCGATTGATGAGAATTTATGGCAGCGTTCTAAAGAGATTCTTGGACATCGTTATTGGTTAGAGACATCGTTTAACAATCATCCTAGTTTGTTATTGGTTCAGCAGCAAGCGCGTTTGGCGAAAATGGATGTTGACGTTGCTAAGTCTGGCTATTATCCGGAAGTCGCTCTTCGCGCTGAGGTGACAAAAAGTGATAGTTTAGAGACCTCGATTGAAGGCAGTAAGCGTTTACAGATAGAGCTTAGTGTGCCGCTTTATGATGGCGGAGATACGGATTCTCGGGTTACCCAGTCGCGCGCTTTATTGGAAAGTAGTCGTTACCAGTTGCAAGATCGTAAACAGTTTTTGCAAGTTAAGCTTGAAGAGACGATTGCACGTATGGACGGTAATTTGAAGCGAATTAATGCGTTAAATGAGACCATTGATTCCAGTCGCGCTTATTTGGATGCCGCGCAAAAGGGATTGAGTTATGGATTGCGTGGTGTCTTTGATGTACTTGAGGCGAAGTCACGGGTATACGATAGTCGTCGCCAATTAACGAATGAAATCTATGACAATCTGCTAGCGCAGTTTGAGTTTTTATATTTAATTGGTCGTCTCGATAGTGCCACCATTGCTGCGTATTTAGAAAAAGACTTTTCAGTGGTTTCTTTGCGCTAG
- a CDS encoding type I secretion system permease/ATPase, with protein MQDPKKTEIQKALGSARSAFMSAGFFSLFINLLMLVPALYMLQLYDRVITSRSEDTLYMLTLIVVILFITMGILEFIRSRILIRVGNKLDTYLNENLFSAMFKRSVNEPGQATAQPISDLTNVRQFLTGNGLFAFFDSPWVPIYIAILFLFHPYFGVFAIFAVVVLISLALANEYSTKKLLAEANIESIQSSNFAGASLKNAEVVAAMGMEPSLRERWFQKHLSFLSKQSDASDRASVLSNISKNLRLLFQSLILGLGGWLAIQNEVTPGMMIAGSILLGRALAPIDLMIGSWRGFGAARSAYGRLNELFSKYPVKDKPMALPDPEGNLEAQNLVIVPPGGQVPVVRGVSFELLKGDMVAIVGPSGAGKSSLARALLGVWPLIGGKVRLDAADIHAWDKDQLGRHIGYLPQDIELFDGTVSENIARFGELDPQKVVEAAKIAGVHEMVLRLPQGYDTRLMGNAGLSGGQRQRIGLARALYNRPKLVILDEPNSNLDDQGEQALASALQTLKALGTTTVIISHRKQILKHVDKILLMAEGQLRGFGPRDEVLTALQSGQISLK; from the coding sequence ATGCAAGATCCTAAAAAAACGGAAATACAGAAAGCCCTAGGCAGTGCGCGTAGTGCGTTTATGTCGGCAGGGTTTTTTAGTTTGTTTATCAACCTATTGATGCTAGTACCGGCATTGTATATGTTGCAGCTGTATGACCGTGTTATAACCAGTCGCAGTGAAGATACGCTGTATATGCTGACCTTGATTGTGGTGATTTTGTTTATCACGATGGGAATTTTAGAGTTTATTCGTTCAAGAATTTTGATCCGTGTCGGTAATAAACTGGATACGTATTTGAATGAAAATCTGTTCTCGGCGATGTTTAAGCGTTCTGTTAATGAGCCTGGGCAAGCTACGGCGCAACCGATTTCTGATTTGACAAATGTGCGTCAGTTTTTAACTGGCAATGGTTTGTTTGCATTTTTTGATTCGCCCTGGGTGCCAATCTATATTGCGATTCTGTTTTTATTCCATCCTTATTTTGGTGTGTTTGCGATTTTTGCTGTAGTGGTGTTAATTTCGTTGGCATTAGCAAATGAGTATTCAACCAAAAAACTGTTGGCAGAAGCCAATATTGAGAGCATTCAATCGAGCAACTTTGCCGGAGCCTCACTTAAAAATGCTGAGGTGGTTGCGGCGATGGGGATGGAGCCTAGCTTGCGTGAGCGATGGTTTCAAAAGCATCTTAGCTTTTTGTCGAAGCAATCGGATGCCAGTGACCGCGCCAGTGTGTTGTCTAACATCTCTAAAAATTTACGTTTGCTATTCCAGTCTTTAATTTTGGGCTTGGGCGGCTGGCTTGCTATTCAAAATGAGGTAACGCCGGGAATGATGATTGCCGGTTCCATTCTGCTCGGGCGAGCTTTGGCTCCGATTGATTTAATGATTGGTTCTTGGCGAGGTTTTGGTGCGGCGCGCAGTGCTTACGGTCGGTTGAATGAGTTGTTTAGTAAGTATCCGGTTAAAGATAAGCCGATGGCTTTACCCGATCCTGAAGGCAATTTGGAGGCTCAGAATTTGGTAATCGTCCCGCCAGGCGGACAAGTTCCTGTGGTGCGTGGAGTCTCTTTTGAGTTGCTCAAAGGGGATATGGTGGCGATTGTTGGCCCAAGTGGTGCCGGTAAGTCTTCGCTTGCACGCGCGTTGTTGGGTGTTTGGCCTTTGATCGGCGGTAAAGTCAGGTTGGATGCAGCAGACATTCATGCGTGGGATAAAGACCAGTTAGGGCGCCATATTGGGTATTTGCCGCAGGATATTGAGTTATTTGATGGTACGGTGAGCGAAAACATTGCGCGTTTTGGCGAGTTGGATCCTCAAAAGGTGGTTGAAGCCGCTAAGATTGCCGGTGTTCATGAAATGGTGTTACGCCTGCCGCAAGGCTATGACACTCGGTTAATGGGCAATGCGGGTCTTTCCGGCGGACAGCGTCAGCGTATTGGTTTGGCCCGCGCTTTGTATAATCGACCGAAGCTGGTGATTCTGGATGAGCCAAACTCGAATTTGGATGACCAAGGCGAACAAGCTTTAGCGAGTGCCTTACAAACTTTAAAAGCATTAGGAACGACTACGGTGATCATTTCTCATCGTAAGCAGATTTTGAAACACGTTGATAAGATTTTGTTAATGGCTGAGGGCCAGTTAAGAGGATTTGGCCCTAGAGATGAAGTCTTGACGGCGTTACAGTCAGGTCAAATTTCGTTGAAATGA
- a CDS encoding HlyD family type I secretion periplasmic adaptor subunit yields MSEKPIEGQAQALVEKSQTKSVQGEFIQKEEMTSFKAEERKDIPQIKTEHRGYTRLGLLVLFVTFGLFGGWAAKAPLDSAAVAPGEVIVTSNNRVVQHYEGGIVQDVLVKDGDNVEQGQVLLRLSPTQAQAELDVINGRLIELMGSEARLQAERKDKSRIVFPDALSKAKQSEQIKEVLQGQEEFFQARRKALNSELRIYRQRIDALREQINGLDSQNNTLEERIASYQAEVKDWEALFREQFADKIRLQEMQRELSRLKGEKETNGSEIARLKVQISETESEMVLRKRKFLEEVVSQLRDVQGEKADLESRKIALLDRLERVEITSPIAGTVNGLSIYTAGEVISSGQTLMEIVPSTRNYAVKAKVMPTDIDKVYVGLRADVRFSAFNTQVTKVVEGEVVYLSADKFVDERSDLEYFEARVVITPAGVKQMEDDGIFLLPGMPAETMIKIGERTLLAYFVKPFKDMFAKAFNEE; encoded by the coding sequence ATGTCAGAAAAACCGATTGAAGGTCAAGCACAGGCTTTGGTAGAAAAAAGCCAAACGAAAAGCGTGCAAGGTGAATTTATTCAGAAAGAGGAGATGACCTCTTTCAAAGCTGAAGAACGTAAGGATATTCCGCAAATTAAGACCGAACACCGTGGCTATACTCGTTTGGGTTTGTTGGTGCTGTTTGTTACGTTTGGTCTGTTTGGTGGTTGGGCGGCAAAGGCGCCTTTAGATAGTGCAGCTGTTGCTCCAGGCGAAGTGATTGTGACTTCCAATAACCGAGTGGTCCAGCATTATGAAGGCGGTATTGTTCAAGATGTTTTAGTTAAAGACGGTGACAATGTGGAGCAGGGACAAGTTTTGCTTCGTTTATCACCGACGCAGGCACAGGCTGAATTGGATGTTATCAATGGTCGCTTAATTGAATTGATGGGCTCTGAAGCGCGTTTGCAAGCAGAACGAAAAGACAAATCTAGGATTGTTTTCCCAGATGCTTTGTCAAAAGCTAAGCAGAGCGAGCAGATTAAAGAAGTACTGCAAGGTCAAGAGGAGTTTTTTCAAGCGCGTAGAAAAGCGTTGAATAGTGAGTTGCGTATTTACCGACAACGCATTGATGCTTTGCGTGAGCAAATTAATGGTTTGGATTCTCAAAATAATACTTTAGAAGAGCGGATTGCGTCATATCAGGCGGAAGTAAAAGATTGGGAAGCACTTTTTAGAGAGCAGTTTGCCGATAAAATTCGCTTGCAAGAGATGCAGCGTGAACTGTCTCGTTTAAAAGGCGAAAAAGAAACCAATGGTTCTGAAATTGCACGTTTGAAAGTTCAAATTAGTGAAACTGAATCTGAAATGGTGCTACGTAAGCGCAAATTCTTAGAGGAGGTGGTTTCGCAGTTACGTGATGTGCAAGGTGAAAAAGCGGATCTTGAGTCCCGTAAAATTGCGTTGCTGGATCGTTTAGAGCGCGTTGAAATTACTTCGCCGATTGCAGGTACGGTGAATGGCTTGAGTATTTATACTGCAGGTGAGGTTATCTCTTCTGGACAGACGTTGATGGAAATTGTTCCGAGTACTCGCAATTATGCGGTGAAAGCAAAGGTAATGCCGACGGATATTGACAAGGTTTATGTTGGTTTAAGAGCCGATGTGCGTTTTTCTGCCTTTAATACGCAAGTAACTAAGGTTGTGGAAGGCGAGGTGGTTTATCTTTCAGCCGATAAGTTTGTCGATGAACGTTCTGATTTGGAGTACTTTGAAGCGCGAGTAGTGATTACGCCAGCTGGAGTTAAACAGATGGAAGACGATGGAATCTTTCTCTTGCCAGGTATGCCTGCGGAGACCATGATCAAAATCGGTGAACGAACGCTGCTTGCTTATTTCGTTAAGCCGTTTAAAGATATGTTTGCGAAGGCGTTTAACGAAGAATAA
- a CDS encoding undecaprenyl-phosphate glucose phosphotransferase yields MVKKDIEVFYWLQRCMDFVLPAASVYFAFLWFYADETVSQAAIDLALMLGALFVLVSQLTGLYRSTDLWYQKGFEKLVIKSWLITVLIQFFIVDQTQFNNAVYYSLLLAIPVLLWFYRYLVYHFLQKLNRRGNQRRRVAILGAGKVGRLVAQNIQQSLLYAVNLVAFFDDDKALINQHIESLPVLSNLDDIALKLAELECNEVFICLPVSSEPRIREVLDSLANSSVVVKFVPNLFSFDLLNASWHDFFGLPVISVYDTPLNSMTNLFIKRIEDILLSLFAIMVSAPVMLFIALLIRLTSNGPIVYQQVRYGLNGRPITVYKFRTMYVDSDQSLMVQATKNDRRVTRFGKWLRRTSLDELPQFFNVLRGEMSIVGPRPHAAEHNEFYRNLVPKYMQRHMVKPGITGLAQVNGFRGQTEQLEKMEKRVEFDLHYIRTWSLWLDLKIFLLTFLKGIIHDNAY; encoded by the coding sequence ATGGTAAAAAAAGACATTGAGGTGTTTTACTGGTTGCAGAGATGCATGGATTTTGTACTGCCTGCGGCAAGTGTCTATTTTGCTTTTTTATGGTTTTATGCTGACGAAACAGTAAGCCAAGCGGCCATTGATTTGGCTTTAATGTTGGGTGCTTTATTTGTTTTGGTCTCGCAATTAACCGGGCTGTATCGTTCAACCGACCTTTGGTATCAAAAGGGGTTTGAAAAACTGGTGATTAAGTCTTGGTTAATCACCGTTTTAATTCAGTTTTTTATTGTTGATCAAACCCAATTTAATAACGCTGTTTATTATTCGCTTCTACTGGCTATCCCCGTTTTATTGTGGTTTTACCGCTACCTTGTTTATCATTTTCTTCAAAAATTAAATCGGCGTGGTAATCAGCGACGCAGAGTCGCTATTTTAGGGGCTGGTAAGGTTGGTCGCTTAGTGGCGCAAAATATTCAACAGTCGCTTCTTTATGCGGTCAATTTGGTTGCTTTTTTTGATGATGATAAAGCGCTGATTAATCAGCATATTGAGTCCTTACCGGTACTTTCTAACTTGGACGATATCGCTCTAAAGTTAGCTGAACTGGAATGTAATGAGGTTTTTATCTGTTTACCTGTTTCTTCGGAGCCACGTATTCGAGAAGTGCTAGATAGTTTGGCCAACAGTTCTGTTGTGGTTAAATTTGTTCCAAATTTGTTTTCTTTTGATCTGCTGAATGCAAGCTGGCATGACTTTTTTGGTCTGCCAGTAATCAGTGTTTACGATACGCCCTTAAATTCGATGACGAATTTGTTTATTAAACGCATCGAAGATATTTTATTGTCCTTGTTTGCAATTATGGTTAGCGCTCCGGTGATGCTGTTTATTGCATTGTTAATTCGTTTAACATCCAATGGCCCTATTGTCTATCAACAGGTTCGATATGGACTGAATGGTCGCCCAATTACTGTTTATAAATTTCGTACGATGTATGTCGACAGTGACCAATCGCTGATGGTGCAAGCCACTAAGAATGACCGTAGAGTGACTCGTTTTGGAAAATGGCTGCGTCGCACTAGTTTGGATGAACTGCCGCAATTTTTTAATGTGCTGCGTGGGGAAATGTCGATAGTCGGTCCGCGACCTCATGCCGCGGAACACAATGAGTTTTATCGTAATCTAGTGCCAAAATATATGCAGCGCCATATGGTGAAACCCGGTATTACCGGATTGGCACAGGTCAATGGTTTCCGTGGTCAGACCGAGCAACTAGAGAAGATGGAAAAGCGTGTCGAATTTGATTTACATTACATTCGTACATGGTCTCTTTGGTTGGATCTTAAAATTTTCTTGCTTACCTTTTTAAAAGGAATTATTCACGATAACGCTTATTGA
- a CDS encoding putative metalloprotease CJM1_0395 family protein: MAMTIGASIMASQPTVMVPRVAAAETNRISQDSSKELGVQRITPQNSETLNAIPSRTIPLANTVNSSSSASSTTSSTEASPPSQEELSAQQQVEQVISQLKARDREVRVHEQAHLSAAGQYATSGASFSYQTGPDGKRYAVGGEVGIDTSPIANDPEATLQKAMVVQSAALAPAQPSTQDLRVASAAAQMMTEARAQIAEQRTEQADAPESRADAENQTQATDNSSDSYNRISPANNQSVNQNDFASVVQQEMGMRQLAVERTQFETRLSLNSVRA, from the coding sequence ATGGCGATGACGATTGGTGCGTCTATTATGGCTTCGCAACCAACGGTGATGGTACCGCGGGTTGCGGCTGCAGAGACGAATCGCATTTCTCAAGACTCGTCAAAAGAGCTCGGTGTCCAGCGTATTACGCCGCAAAACAGCGAAACTCTGAACGCCATTCCCAGTCGTACCATTCCATTGGCCAACACGGTCAACTCGTCAAGCAGTGCGTCATCGACCACATCCTCCACTGAGGCTTCACCGCCTTCGCAAGAAGAACTTTCGGCACAGCAGCAAGTTGAGCAGGTTATTAGTCAACTAAAAGCCCGTGACAGAGAAGTCCGCGTGCATGAACAGGCGCATTTATCCGCTGCCGGTCAGTATGCGACCAGTGGTGCCAGTTTTAGTTATCAAACAGGCCCTGACGGTAAGCGTTACGCTGTCGGTGGTGAAGTTGGCATTGATACCTCGCCGATTGCAAATGATCCGGAGGCAACGCTGCAAAAAGCGATGGTTGTGCAGAGCGCGGCATTAGCTCCGGCGCAACCTTCAACGCAAGATTTGCGCGTGGCCAGTGCGGCGGCGCAAATGATGACAGAAGCGCGTGCGCAAATTGCTGAGCAGCGAACCGAGCAGGCAGACGCACCTGAATCCAGAGCGGATGCGGAAAATCAAACGCAAGCGACAGATAATTCAAGTGATTCATATAATCGAATTTCACCTGCGAACAATCAATCGGTTAATCAGAATGATTTTGCAAGTGTTGTTCAGCAAGAGATGGGCATGCGCCAGTTAGCGGTTGAACGCACTCAATTTGAAACCCGTTTGAGCCTAAACTCTGTGCGAGCGTAA
- a CDS encoding ArsR/SmtB family transcription factor: MSLDDIPFAMKEENIQKASKALKAMGHPLRLKILCVIGDNELPVMEIVKQVGTTQSNISQHIDILREKEIITSRREGSKILCKVRDREILTLMETMQHTFCPAKH, translated from the coding sequence ATGAGTTTAGATGACATTCCATTCGCAATGAAAGAAGAAAACATACAAAAAGCCTCAAAAGCGCTAAAAGCGATGGGCCACCCACTAAGATTAAAAATTCTTTGCGTCATTGGGGATAATGAATTACCGGTGATGGAAATTGTTAAACAGGTGGGCACCACGCAAAGCAATATTTCACAACATATTGATATTTTACGCGAAAAAGAGATTATTACCTCTCGCAGGGAAGGCAGCAAAATCCTTTGTAAGGTTCGTGACCGCGAAATTCTTACCTTAATGGAAACCATGCAACACACTTTCTGCCCTGCCAAACACTGA